The Stigmatella aurantiaca DW4/3-1 genome contains the following window.
GAGCCCGAAGTGCGTGGGGCCGATTACACGGCAAATGCCGTAAAGGGAGTCGTGCTCATGGGGACGGGCGATAGTGAACTGGGGCCGTGCCCTCACATGCGTCGAATTGCGAAGAGGGTGCTCCCGTCTTTGCTTCAGTCTGGCGGAGACATAATCGGCTCCGAGGCGTTCTGTGCAAGCGTGATAGCCCCGATGCTGGAGGCTCTTCGCGGCTTCGCGTCGCAAGAGGATTAGGGTGCGGACTGACCGTATGGCGGTCCTGGCCTGGGGTTGGCGCATCGCCGACCAGCCGTTTCTGTTAGCGGGCTGAATGATTTTCGCTTGCGACCAAGAATGTCCTTTGGGTGTAGGGGTGTTTGCCATGTCATCTGGCTTGCGAGACTAACCAATCACCCGCACCCCAATCTCCCCGGTGCCTCGTCGCTCGGGCCCCCGCTCACGCTGGCACGCCAGGGCAACGGCCCAGAACTTGTCCGCGTGCCCGCGGTTGGTGCGCTCGGCGTCGAAGGAGGGCCGGGATGCGCGCTCAGTGCGCTTCGGGCGGTCCTCCCTCGCCGTTGACCACCATGCGGAGACGGACAAGGTACTGGTGCTGGAGTCCAACGCCGCCTTCCGGCTCGACGGCGTCGGCTACGGCGGCCTCGGCAACCTGCGGGACGTCGGCCTCCAGCCGCCTGCGGACTGGTGGTTGCGGAGCGAGGTGTGGACGTGGCGCCGCATCTGCTCGACGTACCCCTTCCGGCGGCAGGCCTGGCTGAAGGTTAAGGAGTGAGCGCCCGCAGAGTGGGAGGCTGCGTCGTATATCGCTGACCGACCACCAGCGCTTGTTGGTGCTCTTGGCCGAGAAATCGGACGGGAGTGCGTATGGAGGAGCGGCGCCGAAGAGCGCCGCTAACGAGGGCAGGGCATTGGGCCAATTGACGGCTGGCTGCGTTTGGTTGCGAAAGGAGGCCTGTGGCTGCCGCCCGAAGGTCAAAGCCCCGCGGGGACCATTCATGGGAGCTATAGCGGCTACGCCCGGTTGACGGTCAGTCAAGGTGAGCAGTACAACGATGGATAGGGGCACTCGACGGATGCCCGCCGCCCACACCGGCAAAGCCGAACTGGCACCGACGTTGTTACCCAACGCTCTCACCTTTGAGCGCTGCGGTCCTGAGTGGGCCACGACCGACTAAGGCGCTTTCTGAGGAGAGAGTTCCATGTCACGTCGGACGTTTACGAGCGTCGAGGTCGAGCACCTGAAGCGCTCGGCGAAGAAGGCGGCTAAGCAAGAGGGAATCCCCCACCTGCAGTGGCTGAACAACTTCGCAAAGAGCGCGGGCTACATCGACTTCCGCGACCTGAAGCACCGTGTAATGCCGGGCTCGAAGGCGGGTGCTTCGCCGAAGCAGTCTGCTCCGCCCGACTCGCCGCCTCCACGCGTCGAGAACGGGAGCAAGCACCGTCTCATGGAGTTGGTCGAGGAGCACGGCCCCTGCCGTTCGCAGTGGCGCCGCGGTCCGGCGTTCGCTTATGGCTGCATCCTGTGGAAGGGGCACGACGGGCCACACAGTCGGTTCGGGAAGTCGTGGACCGACGCCGAAGGCCACATGCCGACGGCCGCCGAACTCCGCCAACTCGAGCACGAAGAGGCGACCGGCACCATGCGGGAGTTCGTCCTGAAAGACGGCGAGTTCGTCGAGGTCACGCCGGAAGACAGCGTCCGTAGGCCCGGAGAGGGGCGCAGCAAGTTCCGCTACCTGGAAGAGACGCTCGAAGCCGAGGACGACGAGCCAGACGACGAGACGTTCCCTCCGGGGGACGACGGCTTCGTTGATGAAGACGAGGATGACGCCGACGACGGCGAATAGGGCGAGCCGAGGGCGAAGGTCGTGTTCGACCCTCCGCCCTCGGTGCGCGGTTCGCTACCTCACGACGTGCGTCGAGGTCGTGGTCGCCGACTCGATGGTCCACTTGCCATCAACATGGACCAACGAGCCGGTGGCGGTCGCCTCGACCTTCTCTCCGTTCTCGCCTTGCTCCGCCGGGGTGTCTCCAACGAAGTTGATGCGTGCGCGGAAAGCGATCCGACCGCGTCCATCCCAGTCCGCGCGCTCAACCTCACCCTCGTCGAACTCAAACGGCGACCCGTTCGTATCTGCGAGCGTGCCGCTGAGGTCGTCGTCCTCGAAGAGTAGGCGTCCACCGATCTCCATCAGCATGCTCTCCACGATCTCTACTGGCTGCTTGGCCATTTCTTTCTCCTTGGGGACCAATCCCCAAGGCCCTTTACAAAATGGAATCTGGGCAATCGGTCGCGGAGCCAACTTTTTTGAATCCTGAGTGGTTTCAGGGGGTTGCTCCTGTGGATGCTGTTATGGGGAGCCAGTTCGAGCGCTTCGTTGTCGCGCGCGCTGGGAGAATTTGGATGCCTACGAAGGCAGCCCGATCACCCAATCACCCGCACCCCAATCTCGCCGATGCGCGGGCCGCCCGTTGTCCGCTCCTTCTGGCACGCGAGCGCCACTGCCCAGAACTTGTCCGCGTGCCCGCGGTTGGTGCGCTCGGCGTCGAAGGACACCTTCCCCGAGGGCAGCACGCGCCGCTTGATGGAGTGAATCTGCCCGACAAGCTCACGCTGGCGCGGCAGCGTGACATCGCGGCGCTGGAGCAGAATCTTGAAGTCGGTGGCCCAGCGCTCCTTGGCCTCGTTGGTGAAGCTCTCCTCCACCACCTGGGGAAAGTCGCGGGCCAGGTTCTCGGCAAGGTTCATTCCGATACCGCTCTTATCAACGCTGAGGCGCGCCACGGGCAGGACGGACAGGAGTCGACGGAGGTGGGCTTCCTGCTCCGCGAAGGGGACACCTTCGAAGCTGCGCAGCATCCTGCAGGTGAAGCGGCCCTCCACCTCTTCGAATACGGCCAGCTCGGAGCGGTCTCGCGTGCGGCCCACGTCGAAACCCGCCACCAGGCGGCCCTGGGGCACGGGCACGTCGGAGGCGTCCTGGGCCATCGGCAGCTCGTCGATGGTGCACGGGAGGATGAGCTCGTAGGGGAGGAAGCTGTAGGACTCGTCGACGTAAAAGGCATTCGAACTCCTGCTGGAAGTCCTCCTGGGGCAAGGAGTCGAACTGCTCGGTGAGGACGGGGCGCCCGAAGCGAGCGACGCGCTCCTCGGTGGACATGCGGGGTGCCTCCACTGCGGCGCGACTCACGTCGAGAGAGAAGAAGCGGCATAGCCACCAGGGCACCAGTTGGCGGGCGTGGTGCGGGTACTTGCGCAGTTCCTGGGTGTCTATCTCCCAGAAGATGCCGCGCCGGCCGAGAGGGGTGCTGCCCCCTGTGAGTTGTCCATGCGAGCGCAGGATGAGGGCGGTGCTGCCTGTATAGACTTCGCGGTCGTTGACCAGGTGCGCCAGCTCGTCGAGGTAGACATCGCCGCGCTTGCCGCGCGGAGGCTTGGCGGGAACGGAGATGATGCGCGAGAGGCGCCGGCCTCGGGAGTTCGACTCGAAGGCCAGCTCCGTCTTGGCATCCGTCACGAGCTTCTTCTGGTAGGCGAGCGGCAGCTCCTCGTACACCTGCCGGGCGATGAGCACCTTCTCGACAGCGTCCGAGAGGTTGTACGAAACGAAGACCGCCGTGTGGCCGTCGCGCAGGTGGCACCGCGCCAGGGCCTCGAGAGCGAAGAGGAAGGAGAAGCCCACTTGGCGGCTCTTCGCCACCCACCTGAACCGGGAGCGGTTGCCGAGAAAGGACTGCTGGTACGGCTCCAGCACCACCGGTTCGTTGTCGTACTGGCACAGCCCGGAAATGAATCCGGACTCGGTGGCCAGCCACTGTGTGAGGTCATCCTCGGTGCGCTTGACGATGCCGAGCGTCACGCTGTCCTCTCTGCATGTTCCGTTGCTTTCTCTCGGCACCAGAGCGCGTATGGCTGCGTCCTCTTCACGACGGAGCCGCCATGTCTGCCTATGCCGCTGTTGCCCGCCCACCTCGCACGCTCACGGAGAAGGAGGTGGCGCTCCTGCTGCGCGTCACGGGGGCGCACAAGGAGGGCTTCCGGGACCACTGCCTCTACAGCCTCGCGCTGGCCTCGGGCCTGCGTGAGCACGAACTGGTCGCCCTCAACATCGGCGACATCTTCAACGAGCGCGGGCGCGCGCGCCGGCACGTGATGCTGACTGTCTTCAAGGGCAGCCGCCGACACCCGCGTCCCCAGGAAATCGTTCTCGCGGACGCGGTGCGCGCGAAGCTGGAGAAGCTGCTGCGCCTGAAGCGTGCGCAGGGACACGACGTGGGTCCCCTGGCGCCGCTCTTCCTGAGTCGCAAGAGCCTGCGCCTGTCCACGCGGCAGGTGCGCCACGGCTTCGCGGTGTGGCAGGAGCGCGCGGGCCTGGAGCGGCACCTGAACTTCCACTGCACCCGTCACACCGCATGCACCGGGGTGTACCGGCGGACGAAGGACATCCGCCTCACCCAGCGCTTCGCGCGCCAGCGCAGCGTCGACTCCACCGTCATCTACACGCACCCCTCGGACGACGAGCTGGTGCGCGTGACGCAAGAGTTGCCCTGCTGATGGGGCAGGCCGCCTCCGCGCTGAGCGCCCACGAGAGCCCCTGGCTGGGCCGGGGTGCCGCGCGGAGGCTGGGAAGAGGGGCTGGGCGCGAACGCTGCGCGCGCGGCCCCCTGCGCAACCGGCGTAAGTGAACGCCTCGCGCCGTTCACTTACCGGGCGCAAATGAGCAGGGGAGGGGTGTTCACTTTTTCGGAGCTGACCCTCTCGAAAAGGGCCCCAGGTACACGCCCCGGCGGCGAGGCCCGCACGAAAAAACGCACCACCCCCCACCCTGGCGTCAGGGGTAGGCGGGGTAGGCGTGCTGGCGTCATTGGTAGGCATGGTTGCGCCCGGCCGGGGCTGGCGGTGAAGGGGAGTGGGGACGAACTGGGCCGCGCGTTGGGCGGCCGGTGGCGCGAACCTGCGGAAAGCGGCAATCGGCCTCGGCGCTTCGGCCCTTCATGAGGGCTCGTAAGCGCGCGAAACAGCGTGGGGGCCGTGACGCCGAATGGCCGCCTTTACCTATTTCCGGCCATTCGGCTCGGCCCTGGTAAGGGCACGCGCGCCCAGGTGCGCGCGGGGCGGCGGGCCGGTGCTTCGAGGGCAGCTCGGGGGCTCGTGGGGCTCACGAGGAAGACAAAGGCCTGCGGCCCGAAGCGCGCGGGGACACGCGCGCACAAACGGTGCGTCACGCGGCGACAGGCGCGGTGCGCGGGGCTGAACCGGGGCCACGCGCCAGGTGGGCCACGTGGCGGCCAGCGAGGCGCAGCGGAGCAGGGCGTCCTGGGCCGGGAAAGTGAACGGCGCGCTGGCGTCCGGCCCGCTGGACGGAGTGTGCTTCCGGGCGCGAGTTCAGGCCCAAACTCGTACCGCGGCGCTCATGGACCTGGTGGTTGTCCGCCCTAACCTCGCGAAACTACGAAGGCTGTGGGGCCAGACGTGTGCTTCTGCGCGCCAGGTGGAGCTCCCGGGGGAAAGTGACCAGGCCAGGCCTGGCGCGGCGAAAGTGAACGGCGAAACTGAACGCGAAAAAGGCTCCGTTCACTTTCCGAAGGGCTGTCTCAGGCGGGGTCGGCGGGGGGCGCGACGTCCGTGGGTTGAGCCACGAGGGCGTCGTCCTTGGGGCCTCCCGGGGAGGCCGTGTCGAGGTCCTCGTCGTCGCTGCTCACCACCTCTGCGTCCACCTCGCCGCGCACGGCGGGCGTCGTCTCGCGCGCAGCTCGCAGGGCCTGGGCGTGCCGAGCCTGGAGGCCCTCCAGCGAGAAGCTGGCGTGCAGCTCCTGGCGGGAGTCGGCGCCGCCCATGACGAACTCCTTCAAGCGCACCATGGTGTTGAAGTCGGTGGGGTTGTCGACGCGCACCCGGCCCTCGGCCAGCGCCTCCTCGAAGCCGAGGAGGTAGCCGTCAATCATCTTCAGGGCGTCGTCCTTGGAGACGGCGATGGCGGTGGCGCGCAGCTCAATCAGCTTCTGGTCCGCCTTGGTGGCGATGCGGACTTTCGCCTCCTCGCGGCGGCGCAGGCAGTTGTGCTCCTTGGAGTAGGTGGCGACGAGGGAGGTGGCGACGCCGAAGCGCTCGGCCAACTCGCGGTACGAGGCGTAGTCCGTCATGGTGGAGCCGTCGGGGAGCGTCGTCACGTCGCCGAAAACGAGGGCGCGGTCCAGCTCCTGGCGCGGGAGCGCGGGCTCCTCGGACTTGCGAGGGCGGCCCGTCTTGCGCTGCGCGGGCGGCGGAGGGGGTAGCTCTTCGACAGGCGCGGGCGGCGCGAGCTGCGCGGGCAGCGGAGGGGGTAGCACTTCGACAGGCGCAGGCGGCGCGAGCTGCGCGGGCGGCGGAGGGGGTAGCTCTTCGGAAGGCGGCAGCGTCGCGCGTTGCGGGCCTGCGAGGAGGCGCTTGCGGCGGCCGAGACAGTCGTGGTGCTCGGCGTACCGGGCAATGGCGCTGTGCGCGACGCCGAAGCGCTGGGCCAGCTCGCGGAAGGAGGGGAAGCGCCTCTTCACACGGCCTCGCGTGGTAGGCACCTCCTCGCCCTCGACGAGGAGTCGGTCCACTGTGTCGGGAGGAAACCGGGGGCCTTCGGCCTTGGTGGGGCGCCCCAGCCTCTTGACGGGCTTCTTCTTCGCCATGGCCGTCCCTCAGCAGCCTCCGGAGGGCTGCGCTGCGACGTCCACCGCCTGGGTGCGCAGGCGCTGCATCAGCCGCGTGCGCTGGCGCTTCAGGCGCTGGTACGTCCTCTCGGTCTCGTCGGCGTCACCTTCGACGAGGCGGCTGGCGTAGGCACGCAGCTTCTCTCGCCGGACGACGGTGGCCATGAGGACCTCGACGTCGCTGTGAGGCAGGGTGCCCCGGGCCAAGTGCACCAGCACGGCGTCGCGCTTCACGAAACTGCGGCGGACGCTGGGCCGCCTGGGGCTCTCCACCGGCGTGGCGTGACGGGTGTCCGGCAGCCACTCGGCGAGCTGCGCCTGCGTGTACGTCTCGTGCTGTTCCGCGCGCTCCTTACGGAGGTGCCGGAACACCTCGCGCGCCGTCTGCTGTCGCAGGCGGACGGCCGTCCAGTCACCCCAGCGGGAAAGAGGGAAGGCGCGCGCGACGGAGAGGAAGGTGGCGAGAACGAGCTGGTCCAGGTCCTCCCGGGGCACCGCGCTGCCGAGGAGGCGGCGGCGCAGGCGCCGCAACATGGGGGCGTAGGCGGCGGCGAGGCCCGCCGTCCACGCGGGGCTGGAGGAGGCCTGCATTTCGGCCACCAGGGCCCGAGTGAGGGCTTCCCTCTCCGGGTACGTCTCCTCGCGCGCGTCAGCCATGGCGGCCAGCACCGATTCGAGCGTGGCGTGGCGCGCGAAGGCGGGCCGCCGCGTGCGCGCAGCCGCGAAGACGGCGTGGTGCCGAGGGGAGAGCGCCTCCACACGCAGCAGGCCCAGGAGGTGGCCGAAGAAGTCACTCACCGAGGACGGGCCTCCCACCACTCGCGCACCAGCTCGAGGAAGTCATCCAACTGCATGGTGACGAGGGGCGTCTGCCCGTCGTCCTTGCACACGGCCAGCGGCCAGCGGCCCGGCGGGCACGTCTCCACCGCCTGGCGCATGGCCTCGCGGACGTTGGTGCGCTGGTGGGCCTTAGCCTCGACCCAGAAACACGGCACCTCGACGTCCGACATCTCCTGCCCGGTGCGGTACTGGAGGCCGCGGCGGATGACGGCCTCGGGCATCGCCTCACGGAAGCGGTGGACGAGGGCGCGCTCCCAGTCTGCGCCCTTGCGACGAGAGGAGGCGCCGCTCACGGTTGTACCTCCTTCCAGGTCCGGCCGCGCCCGATGTTGGACACGGTGGTAAGGCTGACTCCAAACCGCAAGGCAAGGCTCTTCAGCCGCTCCCCCGTGAAGCGGAGCCTCCGGATTTTTCGGACGTCCTCCTCCGTGAGCGGCGAGTGGGAGCGTGCACCTGGACGCCCATCCATCCTTCCGAGAGCAGCAGCGTGCTGGATGTTCTCTGGGGCACTCACCCATCGGAGATTCTCGCTGCGGTTGTCGCTGCGGTCCGCGTTGATGTGGTCACAGACGAGGCCGTGCGGCCGGGGACCCACGAATGCGGCAAGCACAAGGTGATGCACTCCAACCGCCACCTTTCCGAGGACAGGATGGGTCAGCTTCACGGCTCGGTATCCCTTGCGGTCGCGGCCGGGCACAACGCGTGGGGAGTCAGCGCGGCAGCAAAGCTTTGCGCGAGTCCTCCAACTGCGAACCCGGCCCAGGTTCGAAACCTCGTACCAGTCGTCGAAGCCCGGAACAGGGCGCCACTCCTCGTCGTGCAGTGGAAGCGAGGGCGTACTCACGAGACACCTCCCGACTCCTCAAGCAGCCGCTCCATGTGCCCGCCACGGCTCATGCGCACGGCGAGGCGGCGAGCCACCTCCAGCGCGCAGCGGGCGTCCGCCATGGCGCGGTGAGGCGTGGGGCGGTGGATGCCGAAGTGCCTGGCCAGGGCGTTGAGGGAGAGAGACTCCACCTCGCCCGTGGCGAGCAGCGGCCACGCGAGGCTGGCGGTGTC
Protein-coding sequences here:
- a CDS encoding terminase, encoding MEGRFTCRMLRSFEGVPFAEQEAHLRRLLSVLPVARLSVDKSGIGMNLAENLARDFPQVVEESFTNEAKERWATDFKILLQRRDVTLPRQRELVGQIHSIKRRVLPSGKVSFDAERTNRGHADKFWAVALACQKERTTGGPRIGEIGVRVIG
- a CDS encoding terminase large subunit domain-containing protein; the encoded protein is MTLGIVKRTEDDLTQWLATESGFISGLCQYDNEPVVLEPYQQSFLGNRSRFRWVAKSRQVGFSFLFALEALARCHLRDGHTAVFVSYNLSDAVEKVLIARQVYEELPLAYQKKLVTDAKTELAFESNSRGRRLSRIISVPAKPPRGKRGDVYLDELAHLVNDREVYTGSTALILRSHGQLTGGSTPLGRRGIFWEIDTQELRKYPHHARQLVPWWLCRFFSLDVSRAAVEAPRMSTEERVARFGRPVLTEQFDSLPQEDFQQEFECLLRRRVLQLPPLRAHPPVHHRRAADGPGRLRRARAPGPPGGGFRRGPHARPLRAGRIRRGGGPLHLQDAAQLRRCPLRGAGSPPPSTPVRPARGAPQR
- a CDS encoding tyrosine-type recombinase/integrase, coding for MSAYAAVARPPRTLTEKEVALLLRVTGAHKEGFRDHCLYSLALASGLREHELVALNIGDIFNERGRARRHVMLTVFKGSRRHPRPQEIVLADAVRAKLEKLLRLKRAQGHDVGPLAPLFLSRKSLRLSTRQVRHGFAVWQERAGLERHLNFHCTRHTACTGVYRRTKDIRLTQRFARQRSVDSTVIYTHPSDDELVRVTQELPC
- a CDS encoding HNH endonuclease, encoding MSTPSLPLHDEEWRPVPGFDDWYEVSNLGRVRSWRTRAKLCCRADSPRVVPGRDRKGYRAVKLTHPVLGKVAVGVHHLVLAAFVGPRPHGLVCDHINADRSDNRSENLRWVSAPENIQHAAALGRMDGRPGARSHSPLTEEDVRKIRRLRFTGERLKSLALRFGVSLTTVSNIGRGRTWKEVQP